In Macadamia integrifolia cultivar HAES 741 chromosome 5, SCU_Mint_v3, whole genome shotgun sequence, a single window of DNA contains:
- the LOC122079041 gene encoding vignain-like — translation MAKKLVLVVLVALSFALLLGLAQSFNFDETDLETEHSLWNLYEKWRSHHTVSRDLSEKPKRFNVFKENVKFIHEFNKKDHPYKLKLNKFGDLTNHEFRNLFASSKVKHHNMMRGSSRGATGGFMYQNFDKFPISIDWRQKGAVTPVKNQGKCGSCWTFSTVVAVEGINQIKTQKLLSLSEQQLVDCDIGDGNQGCNGGLMDHAFEYIKKVGGITTEESYPYTATNGTCAISKVNAPLVTIDGHEDVPPFEIYLMKAVSNQPVSVAIDASGPAFQFYSEGVFTGPCGTELDHGVAAVGYGTTLDGTKYWIVKNSWGADWGEQGYIRMERGMFDVGGLCGIALQASYPIKTSPNVVKAFAPLKDEL, via the exons ATGGCGAAGAAGCTTGTTCTTGTTGTTCTTGTTGCTTTATCGTTTGCTCTGCTTCTGGGCTTAGCCCAGAGCTTCAATTTCGATGAGACTGATCTGGAGACAGAACACAGTCTCTGGAACTTATATGAGAAATGGAGGAGTCATCACACTGTCTCTAGAGACCTTTCAGAGAAGCCAAAGCGTTTCAATGTGTTCAAAGAGAATGTCAAGTTCATTCATGAATTCAACAAGAAGGATCATCCTTACAAGTTGAAGCTCAACAAGTTTGGAGACCTGACCAACCATGAGTTCAGGAATCTCTTTGCAAGCTCCAAGGTGAAGCACCATAACATGATGAGAGGGTCCTCACGTGGGGCCACTGGTGGATTCATGTACCAGAATTTCGATAAGTTCCCTATTTCCATCGATTGGAGACAGAAAGGTGCCGTCACCCCTGTCAAGAATCAAGGCAAATGTG GAAGTTGCTGGACATTTTCAACCGTAGTTGCTGTTGAgggaataaaccaaatcaaaacccaGAAGCTATTGTCCTTGTCTGAGCAGCAACTGGTGGATTGTGACATAGGTGATGGTAACCAAGGCTGTAATGGAGGTCTCATGGATCATGCCTTCGAGTACATCAAGAAGGTTGGAGGGATCACTACAGAGGAGAGTTATCCTTACACTGCCACCAATGGAACTTGTGCTATATCCAAG GTGAATGCTCCCCTAGTAACAATTGATGGACATGAGGATGTGCCTCCTTTTGAGATTTACTTGATGAAAGCTGTTTCAAACCAACCTGTCTCTGTTGCCATTGATGCTAGTGGTCCAGCTTTCCAGTTCTACTCAGAG GGAGTATTCACTGGACCTTGTGGGACAGAATTGGATCATGGAGTGGCAGCTGTGGGGTATGGAACAACTCTTGATGGGACCAAGTACTGGATCGTGAAGAACTCATGGGGAGCAGATTGGGGAGAACAAGGTTACATTAGAATGGAGCGTGGGATGTTTGACGTAGGAGGACTGTGTGGCATAGCCTTGCAGGCTTCTTATCCTATTAAAACTTCCCCTAATGTAGTCAAGGCTTTTGCCCCTCTCAAAGATGAACTCTGA
- the LOC122078991 gene encoding vignain-like has translation MEMEKSIVLVIALSFALLLGIAQSIDFTEKDLETEHSLWNLYEKWRSHHTVSRDLSVKPKRFNVFKENVKFIHEFNKKDHPHKLKLNKFGDLTNHEFRNLFASSKVKHHNMMRGYSREATGGFMYEKFDKFPASINWREKGAVTPIKNQGQCGSCWTFSTVVAVEGINQIKTQKLVSLSEQQLVDCDTGDGNQGCNGGLMDHAFEYIKKVGGITTEESYPYTATNTTCALTKVNAPLVTIDGHENVPPFEISLMKAVANQPVSVAIDASGQAFQFYSEGVFTGPCGIELDHGVAAVGYGTTLDGTKYWIVKNSWGADWGEQGYIRIKRGMFDIGGLCGIALQASYPIKTSPNVAKAFAPLKDEL, from the exons ATGGAGATGGAGAAAAGCATTGTTCTTGTCATTGCCCTATCGTTTGCTCTGCTTCTGGGAATAGCCCAGAGCATAGATTTCACTGAGAAAGATCTGGAGACAGAGCACAGTCTCTGGAACTTGTATGAGAAATGGAGGAGTCATCACACTGTCTCTAGAGACCTTTCAGTGAAGCCAAAGCGTTTCAATGTGTTCAAAGAGAATgtaaagttcattcatgaattCAACAAGAAGGATCATCCTCACAAGTTGAAGCTCAACAAGTTTGGAGATCTAACCAACCATGAGTTCAGGAATCTCTTTGCTAGTTCCAAGGTGAAGCACCACAACATGATGAGAGGGTATTCACGTGAAGCCACTGGTGGGTTCATGTATGAGAAGTTTGATAAGTTCCCTGCTTCCATcaattggagagagaaaggtgctgTCACCCCTATCAAGAAccaaggccaatgtg GAAGTTGCTGGACTTTTTCAACTGTAGTTGCTGTTGAGGgtataaaccaaatcaaaacacAGAAGCTGGTGTCCTTGTCTGAGCAGCAACTAGTGGATTGCGACACTGGTGATGGTAACCAAGGGTGTAATGGAGGTCTCATGGATCATGCCTTTGAGTACATCAAGAAGGTTGGAGGGATCACCACGGAGGAGAGTTATCCTTACACAGCCACAAATACGACTTGTGCTTTAACCAAG GTGAATGCTCCTTTGGTGACAATTGATGGACATGAGAATGTTCCCCCTTTCGAGATTTCATTGATGAAAGCTGTTGCAAACCAACCTGTCTCTGTTGCCATTGATGCTAGTGGTCAAGCTTTCCAGTTCTACTCAGAG GGAGTATTCACTGGACCTTGCGGGATAGAACTGGATCATGGAGTGGCAGCTGTAGGGTATGGAACAACTCTTGATGGGACCAAGTACTGGATTGTGAAGAACTCATGGGGAGCGGATTGGGGAGAACAAGGTTACATTAGAATTAAGCGTGGGATGTTTGACATAGGAGGACTATGTGGCATAGCCTTGCAGGCTTCTTATCCTATCAAAACTTCTCCTAATGTAGCCAAGGCTTTTGCCCCTCTCAAAGATGAACTCTGA
- the LOC122078706 gene encoding vignain-like: MEMEKVVVVVFALSVVLLLGLAQSFDFHEKELETEESLWNLYERWRSHHTVSRDLEEKNKRFNVFKENVKGIHEFNKKDEPYKLRLNKFADMTNHEFRATYAGSKVRHHTMFRGTSGATEGFMYENVSIPASIDWRTKGAVTPVKDQGQCGSCWAFSTVVGVEGINQIKTKKLTSLSEQQLVDCDTSVNEGCNGGLMDYAYDFIKSNGGLTTEANYPYTAQDGSCDKSKLISSLKVTIDGYQDVPANNENALMKAVANQPVSVAIEASGFGFQFYSEGVLTGYCGTELDHGVGVVGYGTALDGTKYWIVKNSWGDSWGEKGYIRMARGIKASHGICGIAMEPSYPLKTSKNPSEEEVSSLKDEL, translated from the exons ATGGAGATGGAGAAGGTGGTTGTGGTTGTTTTTGCTCTATCAGTTGTTCTACTTCTGGGTTTAGCCCAGAGCTTTGATTTCCATGAAAAGGAACTTGAGACAGAAGAGAGTCTATGGAACTTGTACGAAAGATGGAGAAGTCATCACACGGTTTCTCGTGACCTCGAGGAGAAGAACAAACGTTTCAATGTGTTCAAAGAGAATGTGAAGGGCATTCATGAATTCAACAAGAAGGATGAACCATACAAGTTGAGGCTTAACAAATTTGCAGATATGACTAACCATGAGTTCAGGGCTACCTACGCAGGCTCCAAAGTGAGGCACCACACCATGTTTAGAGGGACTTCAGGAGCGACTGAAGGCTTCATGTACGAGAATGTAAGCATCCCTGCTTCCATTGATTGGAGGACCAAAGGTGCTGTCACCCCTGTCAAGGATCAAGGCCAATGTG GTAGTTGCTGGGCTTTTTCGACTGTTGTTGGGGTTGAAGgtataaaccaaatcaaaaccaagaaGCTCACCTCCTTATCAGAGCAGCAACTGGTGGATTGTGACACCAGTGTGAATGAAGGTTGTAATGGAGGACTCATGGACTACGCATATGACTTTATCAAAAGTAATGGAGGGCTCACCACAGAGGCAAACTATCCCTACACAGCCCAAGATGGCTCTTGTGACAAATCAAAG TTGATTAGTTCTCTAAAAGTGACAATTGATGGATATCAAGATGTGCCTGCTAACAACGAGAATGCACTGATGAAAGCTGTGGCTAACCAACCTGTTTCTGTTGCCATTGAAGCAAGTGGTTTTGGCTTCCAGTTCTACTCAGAG GGAGTTTTGACTGGATACTGTGGAACAGAATTGGATCATGGAGTGGGGGTTGTAGGATATGGAACAGCTCTTGATGGGACCAAGTACTGGATAGTGAAGAACTCTTGGGGAGATAGCTGGGGAGAAAAAGGTTACATTAGAATGGCGAGGGGCATCAAGGCCAGCCATGGAATTTGTGGCATAGCCATGGAGCCTTCTTATCCCCTCAAGACCTCCAAAAATCCTTCTGAAGAGGAGGTTTCCTCTCTTAAGGATGAACTCTGA
- the LOC122080244 gene encoding vignain-like translates to MAMKKKVSVVVLVALSFTLLLGLAQSFDFHEKDLETEDSLWNLYERWRSHHTVSRDLSEKLKRFNVFKENVNFIHEFNKKDHPYKLKLNKFGDLTNQEFRSTYAGSKVKHHSMLRGPSRATGGFIYENFEKTPPSIDWRTKGAVTPVKNQGQCGSCWAFSTVVAVEGINQIKTKNLVSLSEQQLIDCDTGENQGCNGGLMDHAFEYIKRNGGITTEINYPYVAQDKLCDISKENSPMVTIDGHGNVPANDENALMQAVANQPVSVAIEASGYPFQFYSEGVFVGPCGTELDHGVAIVGYGKTVDGTKYWTVKNSWGADWGEQGYIRMKRRVPTKGGLCGIAMEASYPIKITPNSDAKPASPLNDEL, encoded by the exons ATGGCAATGAAGAAGAAGGTTTctgttgttgttcttgttgcTTTATCGTTTACTTTACTTCTGGGCTTAGCCCAGAGCTTCGATTTCCATGAAAAGGATCTGGAGACAGAAGATAGTCTCTGGAACTTGTACGAGAGGTGGAGGAGTCATCACACTGTTTCTCGAGATCTCTCAGAGAAGCTAAAGCGTTTCAATGTGTTCAAAGAGAACGttaatttcattcatgaatttAACAAGAAGGATCATCCTTACAAGTTGAAGCTAAACAAGTTTGGAGACCTTACCAACCAAGAGTTCAGGAGCACCTATGCAGGCTCCAAAGTGAAGCATCACAGCATGCTTCGAGGCCCTTCACGAGCGACTGGTGGCTTCATCTATGAGAACTTCGAAAAGACCCCTCCTTCCATCGATTGGAGGACCAAAGGTGCTGTCACCCCTGTCAAGAACCAAGGCCAATGCG GTAGTTGCTGGGCTTTTTCCACTGTCGTAGCTGTTGAGGgcataaaccaaatcaaaaccaagaaCCTGGTATCCTTATCTGAGCAGCAGCTGATCGACTGCGACACTGGGGAGAACCAGGGTTGTAATGGAGGACTCATGGATCACGCGTTCGAGTACATAAAGAGGAATGGAGGAATCACTACAGAAATAAATTATCCCTACGTTGCCCAAGATAAATTGTGTGATATCTCAAAG GAGAATTCTCCAATGGTGACAATTGATGGGCATGGGAATGTGCCCGCGAATGACGAGAATGCCTTGATGCAAGCAGTCGCAAACCAACCTGTATCCGTTGCCATTGAAGCTAGTGGTTATCCCTTCCAGTTCTACTCAGAA GGCGTGTTCGTTGGACCCTGCGGGACAGAGCTAGATCATGGAGTGGCAATTGTGGGATATGGAAAAACTGTTGATGGGACCAAGTACTGGACTGTGAAGAACTCATGGGGAGCAGATTGGGGAGAACAAGGTTACATTAGAATGAAGCGTAGAGTACCTACCAAAGGAGGACTGTGTGGTATAGCCATGGAAGCTTCTTATCCCATCAAAATCACCCCTAATAGTGATGCCAAGCCAGCCTCTCCTCTCAATGACGAGCTCTGA